A part of Spiribacter vilamensis genomic DNA contains:
- the glnL gene encoding nitrogen regulation protein NR(II) has protein sequence MTSAATIDAGEILDNLTRAVVVIDTERRIVRMNAAAESLLHISSRQALGERFTHLVPALAVLEEPVEQAFAQAAGYTEREMRLTLGLDRTITVDCAITPLEQTATLLLEFEQLDRHLRISREHRLIAQNQAIRELIRGLAHEIKNPLGGLRGAAQLLESELDDDDQREYTRIIISEADRLRTLVNGLLGPDSRIEHTPTNLHEVLEHVRSLAVVEAPEGVRIERDYDPSIPVIEAASDQLIQALLNLVRNALQAVGDRGRITLQTRTQRRFTIGDRQHRLVARVDVIDNGPGITPAMQDQIFYPMVTGRAEGSGIGLPIAQNLVNQHGGLIECTSEPGHTVFTVWLPLEDA, from the coding sequence ATGACCAGTGCGGCGACAATCGATGCCGGCGAGATCCTCGATAACCTGACCCGTGCCGTGGTGGTGATCGATACCGAGCGGCGGATCGTTCGCATGAACGCAGCGGCGGAATCGCTTCTGCATATCAGTAGTCGACAGGCGCTGGGTGAGCGGTTCACGCATCTCGTCCCGGCCCTGGCCGTTCTCGAGGAACCGGTGGAACAGGCCTTTGCCCAGGCGGCGGGCTATACCGAGCGCGAGATGCGCCTCACCCTCGGGCTCGATCGCACCATTACCGTGGACTGCGCAATCACGCCCCTGGAGCAGACGGCAACGCTGCTGCTCGAGTTCGAGCAGCTCGATCGCCACCTGCGCATCTCCCGCGAGCACCGGCTGATCGCGCAGAACCAGGCGATTCGCGAGCTTATCCGCGGCCTGGCGCACGAGATCAAGAACCCGCTGGGTGGCCTGCGCGGGGCGGCACAGCTGCTGGAGTCGGAACTCGATGACGATGACCAGCGCGAGTATACCCGGATCATCATCAGCGAGGCCGACCGGCTGCGGACGCTGGTCAATGGCTTGCTCGGGCCCGATTCGCGGATCGAGCACACGCCCACCAACCTCCACGAGGTCCTCGAGCATGTCCGCAGCCTGGCCGTGGTGGAGGCCCCCGAGGGGGTCAGGATCGAGCGCGACTACGATCCGAGTATTCCGGTCATCGAGGCGGCGAGTGATCAGCTGATCCAGGCCCTGCTCAACCTGGTACGCAACGCCCTGCAGGCGGTCGGTGACCGCGGGCGAATCACGCTGCAGACCCGTACACAGCGGCGTTTCACGATCGGCGATCGTCAGCACCGGCTGGTGGCACGGGTCGATGTGATTGATAACGGACCGGGCATTACCCCGGCGATGCAGGATCAGATTTTCTACCCGATGGTGACGGGACGCGCGGAGGGCAGCGGCATTGGCCTGCCGATTGCCCAGAACCTGGTGAATCAGCATGGCGGGTTGATCGAGTGCACCAGCGAGCCCGGGCACACGGTCTTCACCGTCTGGTTACCGCTGGAGGATGCCTGA
- the glyQ gene encoding glycine--tRNA ligase subunit alpha, protein MTFQALILALQKYWADRGCVLMQPLDMEVGAGTFHPATFLRSIGPEPWRAAYVQPSRRPTDGRYGENPNRLQHYYQFQVALKPSPADIQEQYLGSLEALGIDPLVHDIRFVEDNWESPTLGAWGLGWEVWLNGMEITQFTYFQQAGGLDCRPVMGEITYGLERIAMYLQEVESVFDLVWTEGVDGPVTYGDVYLQNEREQSRYNFEEADVDSLFGWFDTCEREALRLVDQGLALPAYEMTMKASHAFNLLDARHAISVTERQGYILRVRTMARASARAYYDSREALGFPLNATTPAARGAA, encoded by the coding sequence ATGACCTTTCAAGCGCTGATTCTCGCGCTCCAGAAATACTGGGCCGATCGCGGCTGTGTGCTGATGCAGCCCCTCGACATGGAAGTTGGGGCGGGTACCTTCCACCCCGCCACCTTCCTGCGCTCGATTGGCCCGGAGCCGTGGCGCGCCGCCTATGTACAGCCATCAAGGCGACCCACCGACGGCCGCTACGGCGAAAACCCCAATCGACTGCAGCACTATTACCAGTTCCAGGTCGCGTTGAAGCCGTCGCCGGCGGATATCCAGGAGCAGTACCTGGGATCACTCGAGGCCCTGGGTATCGACCCACTGGTCCACGACATCCGCTTCGTTGAAGACAACTGGGAGTCGCCCACCCTCGGTGCATGGGGACTGGGCTGGGAAGTCTGGCTGAATGGCATGGAAATCACCCAGTTCACCTATTTCCAGCAGGCGGGTGGACTCGACTGCCGACCGGTCATGGGCGAGATTACCTACGGCCTCGAGCGGATCGCCATGTATCTCCAGGAGGTCGAGAGCGTCTTCGACCTGGTCTGGACCGAGGGCGTTGACGGGCCGGTGACCTATGGCGATGTCTACCTGCAGAACGAGCGGGAGCAGTCCCGGTACAACTTCGAGGAGGCCGATGTCGACAGCCTGTTCGGGTGGTTCGATACCTGCGAGCGCGAGGCCCTGCGGCTCGTGGACCAGGGGCTGGCGCTGCCCGCCTACGAAATGACCATGAAGGCCTCGCACGCCTTCAACCTGCTGGATGCCCGGCACGCCATCTCCGTGACCGAGCGGCAGGGCTATATCCTGCGGGTTCGCACCATGGCGCGGGCATCGGCCCGTGCCTACTACGACTCGCGCGAGGCGCTGGGCTTCCCGCTTAACGCCACAACCCCGGCCGCGCGGGGTGCGGCATGA
- a CDS encoding tRNA (cytidine(34)-2'-O)-methyltransferase has translation MLPHVVLHRPEIPPNAGNVIRLCANSGARLHLIRPLGFALDDRRMRRAGLDYHEFASMRVHDDYAAFLDAVAPGRVWALTTGGRVRFDRPDYQPDDALLFGSETAGLPEAVMAQIPAARRLRLPMQPGNRSLNLSNSVAVTVYEAWRQVDFAGSVAID, from the coding sequence ATGCTGCCCCATGTCGTCCTCCATCGCCCCGAGATCCCGCCCAACGCCGGCAACGTCATCCGGCTCTGCGCCAATAGCGGTGCGCGGTTGCACCTGATCCGGCCGCTCGGGTTCGCGCTCGATGACCGGCGGATGCGCCGGGCGGGGCTGGATTACCACGAGTTCGCTTCGATGCGGGTGCATGACGATTACGCGGCCTTCCTCGACGCCGTGGCACCCGGCCGAGTCTGGGCACTGACCACTGGTGGCCGGGTCCGTTTCGATCGACCGGATTACCAGCCCGACGACGCGTTGCTGTTCGGCAGCGAGACCGCCGGACTGCCGGAGGCGGTGATGGCGCAGATCCCCGCAGCACGGCGGCTGCGACTGCCCATGCAACCCGGCAATCGCAGTCTCAATCTATCCAACAGTGTCGCCGTCACGGTCTACGAGGCCTGGCGCCAGGTCGACTTCGCGGGCAGCGTCGCCATCGACTGA
- the glnA gene encoding glutamate--ammonia ligase, producing MAQTADDVLAMIKDNEVRFVDLRFTDPKGKQQHVTLPAQAVDADLFAEGKMFDGSSIDGWKGINESDMILLPDPETAMLDPFFDDMTLNLVCQIIEPNTMQGYGRDPRSIAQRAEAYLQSTGIGDVAYFGPENEFFVFDDVRYGTNMSGSFYKIDSEEADWNTEKVYPDGNMGHRPGVKGGYFPVPPVDSLHDMRSAMLECLTDLGMTTEVHHHEVATAGQCELGVGFNTLVKKADEVQTLKYVVHNVAAAYGKTATFMPKPVVGDNGSGMHVHQSIGKTGDMLFAGDQYGGLSETALYYIGGLIKHARAINAFANASTNSYKRLVPGFEAPVLLAYSARNRSASVRIPWVANPKARRIELRFPDSTANPYLCFAAMLMAGLDGIQNKIHPGDAMDKDLYDLPPEEEADIPKVAFSLEEALDALDADRDFLKVGGVFSDDAIDGYIDIKREDVQQLRMTTHPIEFNLYYSV from the coding sequence ATGGCTCAAACCGCCGACGACGTTCTTGCAATGATCAAGGACAACGAGGTCCGCTTCGTGGACCTGCGTTTCACCGACCCCAAGGGCAAACAGCAGCACGTCACACTCCCCGCCCAGGCCGTGGACGCGGACCTTTTCGCCGAGGGGAAGATGTTCGACGGCTCATCGATCGATGGCTGGAAGGGCATCAACGAGTCGGACATGATCCTGCTGCCCGATCCGGAAACGGCGATGCTCGATCCGTTCTTCGACGACATGACCCTCAACCTGGTCTGCCAGATCATCGAGCCGAACACCATGCAGGGTTACGGCCGTGATCCGCGATCCATCGCCCAGCGTGCCGAGGCCTATCTGCAGTCGACCGGGATCGGCGATGTCGCCTACTTCGGCCCCGAAAACGAGTTCTTCGTGTTCGACGATGTCCGCTACGGCACCAACATGAGCGGCTCGTTCTACAAGATCGATTCCGAGGAAGCGGACTGGAATACCGAGAAGGTCTATCCCGACGGCAATATGGGCCATCGCCCGGGCGTCAAGGGCGGTTACTTCCCGGTCCCGCCGGTGGATAGCCTCCACGACATGCGCTCGGCGATGCTCGAGTGCCTGACGGACCTGGGCATGACCACCGAGGTGCATCACCACGAGGTCGCCACCGCCGGGCAGTGCGAACTCGGGGTGGGCTTCAACACCCTGGTCAAAAAGGCCGACGAGGTGCAGACGCTGAAGTACGTGGTACATAACGTCGCCGCGGCCTACGGCAAGACCGCCACGTTCATGCCCAAGCCGGTTGTCGGTGACAACGGCAGCGGCATGCACGTCCATCAGTCGATCGGCAAGACTGGCGACATGCTGTTTGCCGGTGACCAGTACGGGGGTCTCTCGGAGACGGCGCTCTACTACATCGGCGGGCTGATCAAGCATGCCCGGGCGATCAACGCCTTCGCCAACGCGTCGACCAACAGCTACAAGCGGCTGGTCCCGGGTTTCGAGGCGCCGGTCCTGCTGGCCTATTCGGCGCGTAACCGGTCCGCTTCCGTGCGTATCCCCTGGGTGGCCAACCCCAAGGCCCGGCGCATCGAGCTGCGCTTCCCGGACAGCACCGCCAATCCGTACCTGTGCTTTGCCGCGATGCTGATGGCCGGTCTCGACGGCATCCAGAACAAGATCCACCCCGGCGATGCCATGGACAAGGACCTCTACGACCTGCCGCCGGAGGAAGAGGCGGATATTCCCAAGGTGGCCTTCTCGCTGGAGGAGGCGCTGGACGCCCTCGATGCCGACCGCGATTTCCTCAAGGTGGGGGGTGTATTCAGCGATGACGCCATCGACGGGTATATAGATATCAAGCGCGAGGACGTTCAGCAGCTGCGGATGACCACCCATCCGATCGAGTTCAACCTCTACTACAGCGTCTGA
- the ntrC gene encoding nitrogen regulation protein NR(I): MADAINVWIIDDDRSMRWVLKKALERDGLQAVEFESGEAALAAMADGSPDVLITDIRMPRLDGLTLMKRIHEFDTELPVIVMTAHSDLDAAVSAYEGGAFEYLPKPFDVEEAIDLVRRAAAVVRSSAPAVDPGGEMPEIIGEAPAMQEVFRAIGRLSRSNITVLINGESGTGKELVAGSLHRHSPRAENPFIALNMAAIPRDLMESELFGHEKGAFTGAHQIRRGRFEQANGGTLFLDEIGDMPAELQTRLLRVLADGEFYRVGAHTPMRVDVRIIAATHQNLDQLVADGRFREDLFHRLNVIRIHCPALRERQADIPSLADHFLRRAARELNVEPKQLAPEVERRLQALPWPGNVRELENTCRWLTVMASGRTVQLEDLPPELAGVDDTTPVSGPADWESALARWADQQAESQSDGALAAAHGRLERVLIEAALRRTGGRRQDAARLLGWGRNTLTRKIRDLQMRV; encoded by the coding sequence ATGGCTGACGCAATCAATGTATGGATTATCGACGACGACCGCTCGATGCGCTGGGTTCTGAAAAAGGCGCTGGAGCGGGACGGCCTGCAGGCGGTGGAATTCGAGTCCGGCGAGGCGGCACTGGCGGCGATGGCGGACGGGTCTCCCGATGTGCTGATCACCGATATCCGCATGCCGCGGCTCGACGGGCTGACGCTGATGAAGCGGATCCACGAGTTCGATACCGAGTTGCCCGTTATCGTTATGACCGCGCACTCCGATCTCGACGCGGCCGTGTCGGCCTACGAGGGCGGGGCGTTCGAATACCTGCCCAAACCCTTTGATGTCGAGGAGGCGATCGATCTGGTTCGGCGGGCCGCCGCGGTGGTTCGCAGCAGTGCCCCGGCGGTCGACCCGGGCGGGGAAATGCCGGAGATCATCGGCGAAGCGCCGGCGATGCAGGAGGTTTTCCGTGCCATCGGTCGCCTGTCGCGCTCCAATATCACCGTGCTGATCAACGGTGAATCGGGGACCGGCAAGGAGTTGGTGGCGGGTTCGTTGCACCGCCACAGCCCACGGGCGGAGAACCCGTTCATCGCCCTCAACATGGCGGCCATCCCGCGCGATCTGATGGAATCCGAGCTCTTCGGTCACGAAAAGGGGGCGTTCACCGGCGCGCACCAGATTCGGCGCGGCCGCTTCGAGCAGGCCAACGGCGGCACACTCTTCCTCGACGAAATCGGTGATATGCCGGCCGAGCTGCAGACCCGGCTGTTGCGAGTGCTTGCCGACGGCGAATTCTATCGCGTGGGGGCGCATACGCCGATGCGGGTGGATGTACGCATCATCGCCGCCACGCATCAGAACCTGGATCAGCTGGTCGCGGACGGGCGCTTCCGCGAGGACCTGTTCCATCGGCTCAATGTCATTCGCATCCACTGCCCCGCCCTGCGCGAGCGCCAGGCGGACATCCCGTCACTGGCCGATCACTTCCTGCGCCGCGCCGCCCGCGAGCTCAATGTCGAACCCAAGCAGCTCGCCCCGGAGGTGGAACGGCGGCTGCAGGCGCTGCCCTGGCCCGGTAATGTCCGCGAGCTGGAGAACACCTGCCGCTGGCTGACGGTCATGGCCAGTGGTCGCACGGTACAGCTCGAGGATCTGCCGCCGGAGCTCGCCGGCGTGGATGACACCACCCCCGTCAGTGGCCCTGCGGACTGGGAGAGCGCACTGGCGCGCTGGGCCGATCAGCAGGCGGAGAGCCAGAGTGATGGCGCGCTCGCCGCGGCCCATGGGCGCCTGGAGCGGGTCCTGATCGAAGCGGCGCTGCGGCGCACCGGCGGCCGACGCCAGGATGCCGCTCGCCTGCTCGGCTGGGGGCGCAACACCCTGACACGCAAGATCCGGGATCTACAGATGCGGGTATAA
- a CDS encoding murein hydrolase activator EnvC family protein: protein MTRCLLTVCLLLPIATALAQTDELESREARLETLREQIGELQDRLAEDRERAGGLEAELAELEQRIGRERQALSELDAQIRSREQRIAELESAIATQSRRSEAHRERLAESLRATHRQGESTALRLVLNAEDPARLQRLLVYQQVLAGARSEQVRQAESAIRRLRDQRAEREAALDAQQADRDERETRLSKLEADLSERDALLAEIRGRIRDRDTRLEARRDEAETLNGLIEDLREQLASTGPAPGRDAEMATGALAWPHEGPLLAQYGGQRAGDLEWTGLLIGGESGDPVRPVAPGQVVFADWLRGSGLLLIIDHGAGYLSLYGRNESLYVDVGDRVAATDVIATVGRSGGRAEPALYFELRADGEPVDPLVWLRSRDNQG, encoded by the coding sequence ATGACCCGATGCCTTCTGACCGTGTGTCTGTTGTTGCCGATCGCTACCGCGCTGGCCCAGACCGACGAGCTCGAATCGCGCGAGGCGCGGCTCGAGACCCTGCGCGAGCAGATCGGCGAGCTCCAGGACCGCCTCGCCGAGGATCGCGAACGCGCCGGCGGCCTGGAGGCGGAACTGGCGGAACTCGAGCAGCGGATCGGCCGCGAGCGCCAGGCGCTCAGCGAGCTCGATGCGCAGATCCGTAGCCGCGAGCAGCGGATTGCCGAACTGGAATCGGCGATTGCCACCCAGTCGCGTCGTAGCGAGGCGCATCGCGAGCGGCTTGCGGAGAGCCTGCGGGCCACTCACCGGCAGGGCGAGTCGACCGCGCTACGGCTGGTGCTGAACGCCGAGGATCCCGCGCGTCTGCAGCGGCTGCTGGTCTACCAGCAGGTGCTGGCCGGGGCACGGAGCGAGCAGGTTCGCCAGGCCGAGTCGGCCATTCGTCGACTTCGCGACCAGCGCGCCGAGCGCGAGGCGGCGCTTGATGCACAGCAGGCCGATCGCGACGAACGCGAGACGCGCCTGAGTAAACTCGAGGCCGATCTTTCCGAGCGCGATGCCCTGCTGGCCGAGATTCGCGGGCGGATCCGCGACCGCGACACCCGGCTCGAAGCCCGCCGCGACGAGGCGGAGACCCTGAACGGGCTGATCGAGGATCTGCGCGAGCAGTTGGCGTCCACCGGCCCGGCACCGGGGCGGGACGCGGAGATGGCGACCGGCGCGCTGGCCTGGCCGCATGAAGGGCCGCTCCTCGCGCAGTATGGCGGTCAGCGCGCGGGTGATCTGGAGTGGACGGGGCTTTTGATCGGTGGCGAGTCCGGCGACCCGGTCAGACCCGTCGCGCCCGGGCAGGTGGTGTTTGCCGACTGGTTGCGCGGGTCGGGTTTGCTGCTCATTATTGACCACGGTGCGGGTTATCTCAGTCTCTACGGCCGCAACGAGTCGCTCTACGTCGATGTCGGCGATCGGGTGGCGGCCACCGATGTCATCGCCACCGTGGGTCGTAGCGGCGGTCGCGCCGAGCCGGCGCTTTATTTCGAACTGCGCGCCGATGGCGAGCCAGTCGACCCGCTGGTCTGGCTGCGGTCGCGCGACAATCAGGGGTGA
- a CDS encoding NAD(P)H-dependent glycerol-3-phosphate dehydrogenase codes for MAEYAVLGAGSWGTALALVLARSGRDVRLWAHDPDMARAMSATGYNPRHLTDIPLPAAIRPESDLATSVATATTVLVAVPSHAFAATLQALAPVIAAGTPVIWATKGLDNAGGGLLHDVAAATLPDHPLAALSGPSFAGEVARGLPTAIVLACRDRAVGARLCSDFHDERFRVYPSDDLIGVGLGGAVKNILAIATGIADGLGFGANARSGLVTRGLAEVRRLGAALGADDRTLTGLAGLGDLMLTCTDDQSRNRRMGLALGRGESIDTATAGIGAVVEGIRTAVEVGELARRLGVQMPICAAVESIITTGQSPLSAAEALMERRPGAEFDDRPD; via the coding sequence ATGGCGGAGTATGCCGTGCTGGGCGCCGGCTCGTGGGGCACGGCGCTCGCCCTGGTGCTGGCGCGCAGTGGCCGCGACGTCCGCCTCTGGGCCCATGATCCCGACATGGCCCGTGCCATGTCGGCCACCGGCTACAATCCCCGTCATCTGACCGATATCCCGCTCCCGGCGGCGATCCGACCGGAAAGCGACCTGGCCACCAGCGTCGCCACCGCCACGACCGTCCTGGTCGCGGTACCGAGTCATGCCTTTGCCGCAACGCTGCAGGCCCTGGCGCCGGTCATCGCCGCCGGGACGCCGGTGATCTGGGCGACCAAGGGACTCGACAACGCCGGCGGCGGACTCCTCCACGACGTGGCAGCGGCCACCCTGCCGGATCATCCGCTCGCGGCACTGTCCGGGCCCAGCTTCGCCGGGGAGGTCGCCCGCGGCCTCCCCACCGCCATCGTGCTCGCCTGCCGCGATCGCGCGGTCGGTGCCCGCCTCTGTTCCGACTTCCACGACGAACGCTTCCGGGTGTACCCGAGCGATGACCTGATCGGTGTCGGCCTCGGCGGCGCGGTCAAGAATATCCTCGCGATCGCCACCGGTATCGCCGACGGGCTCGGGTTCGGGGCCAACGCCCGCAGCGGACTGGTCACCCGGGGGCTCGCCGAGGTTCGACGGCTGGGGGCCGCGCTCGGCGCCGACGACCGGACCCTCACGGGCCTCGCCGGGCTCGGCGATCTGATGCTTACCTGCACCGATGACCAGTCACGAAACCGGCGCATGGGGCTCGCGCTGGGCCGCGGGGAGTCCATCGACACCGCGACGGCCGGGATCGGCGCGGTCGTGGAAGGCATCCGCACCGCCGTCGAGGTGGGCGAACTCGCGCGGCGGCTGGGCGTGCAAATGCCGATCTGCGCGGCGGTCGAGTCGATCATCACCACCGGGCAATCGCCGCTGAGCGCCGCGGAGGCGTTGATGGAGCGCCGCCCGGGTGCGGAATTCGACGACCGTCCGGACTGA
- a CDS encoding rhodanese-like domain-containing protein, with product MDRVIEFSTNHPLLIASLLVILAALVANEYLSYRRSRQAVDATEATRLYNRDAAVFVDIRDENAFQGSHLPGAINLPMAHIDKRQDRLKRFRDRKIIVYCDNGQRTLKAIQALEAQGWADVSQLRGGIDAWREASLPTEGRG from the coding sequence ATGGATAGAGTCATAGAATTCAGCACCAACCATCCGCTGCTCATCGCATCGCTGCTCGTCATACTGGCCGCCCTGGTAGCCAATGAGTACCTCAGTTACCGGCGTAGCCGCCAGGCGGTCGATGCCACCGAGGCGACGCGGCTGTACAACCGCGATGCCGCGGTATTCGTCGACATTCGCGACGAGAATGCCTTCCAGGGCAGCCATCTGCCCGGGGCCATCAACCTGCCGATGGCCCATATCGATAAGCGTCAGGACCGACTGAAACGCTTCCGTGACCGCAAGATCATCGTCTACTGCGATAACGGCCAGCGCACCCTCAAGGCCATCCAGGCCCTTGAGGCACAGGGCTGGGCGGACGTCAGTCAGCTGCGTGGCGGCATCGACGCGTGGCGCGAGGCGAGTCTTCCCACGGAAGGTCGCGGCTGA
- the secB gene encoding protein-export chaperone SecB → MAETTNGDARGASEQGAGEATNPQQFTIQKIYLKDSSVETPGAPEVFTQSWKPEARVELNTRRNTVGEGLYEVVLTVTVTATVEERTAYLCEVHQAGLFTVAGFESNATDQLLGAYCPGVLFPYAREAVSDLTGKAGFPPMTLSPVNFDALYARQRQREAASAESADDQETDNPG, encoded by the coding sequence ATGGCCGAGACAACGAACGGAGACGCCCGCGGCGCCAGTGAACAGGGCGCCGGCGAGGCGACCAATCCGCAGCAGTTCACCATCCAGAAGATCTATCTCAAGGACAGCTCGGTAGAGACCCCCGGCGCCCCCGAGGTCTTCACCCAGTCGTGGAAGCCCGAGGCCAGGGTCGAGCTGAATACGCGGCGCAACACCGTGGGCGAGGGCCTCTACGAGGTCGTACTCACGGTGACCGTCACCGCCACCGTGGAAGAGCGCACCGCCTATCTCTGCGAGGTCCACCAGGCGGGGCTGTTCACCGTCGCCGGCTTCGAGAGCAACGCCACCGACCAGCTGCTCGGGGCGTATTGCCCGGGCGTGCTCTTCCCCTATGCCCGCGAGGCGGTGAGCGACCTGACCGGCAAGGCCGGGTTCCCGCCCATGACCCTCTCGCCGGTCAACTTCGACGCCCTCTACGCCCGTCAGCGCCAGCGGGAAGCGGCCAGCGCCGAGTCGGCCGACGACCAGGAAACCGATAACCCGGGCTGA